TGTCGACGCCGATCGAGTCGGCCCATTCGGCAGCCGCAATCCAATTGTATTCTTCCATTTTCACTTCGGTGCCGTTACAGGTGATTTCGGTTTTGGCCAGAACGAAATCAGCATCGTGCGCCACACCGATGAGAGTCCCCGGGGTATAGCCACCGACAACAGACAGAGTAGCCGTACCGTGAAAAGTCTGGTCGGTGGAAAACGAAGACGGGCACTCCGGTTCATCGACAGCGACATCATCATTGATAAAGTCGTAGGTGGCAATTATGCTCGTCGAGTCAAACGCTTCGTGAGAGGGGTCAAAACCTCCGTCAAAGAAGGCAATAGTAACTCCTTCTCCGGTAAGTCCGGCCTGGTGCAGCTTCAGGGCGTTGATAAATTCGGTCTGGAAGAGCGATGGGCCGTAGTCGAAATCGATTGCCTCAAGTGATCGAGCCACCGGTTTGGCTGAGGCAACTTCATCTCCGATATCAGTTACAAGGGTTCTGACCGGATCCACTTGTCGGACGAACGGCAACGAGGCCGCTTTCGCCAGCCGATTGGCATCCGTCTCAATTGCCACAGCCTTGAGCCAGCGGGATACGCGCTTTACTGACACCCCGGTGCTTTGTATCTGCTGTATGACCGATTGACGGACCGGATAATCCCGCCGGTCGATCAGTAAATTAACCGGGTCAACTTTTGCCCTTCGCTTACGGGCTCGCTCAGTAAGCGTCACGGGAGACGACTCGACAGCCGAAGAATCAAGATAAAGCCAGAACTGGTTTTCGCTCTGACTGCTCATCGCATTCACCAATGACTGAGCGCGCTCGGTATATTTGCCCGACGGCTCCTGAGCGAGAACCGGCACCGATAAAGCAGCCGACAGCAGGGCAGAAACCAAGCCGACTTTTACAATATGTCCGACGCAATGTGATCTGTTCATAACAGGGCAACTACTTAGTGTAACGCTATTCGTCAATCGTTATTACAAGAAACGTGGGAATGGTAACATTTGTTCGAACAATCGAGGTCCGCCTACAGGACTTTGGCGAGAAAATCTTTTGTTCTCTGGTTCTTGGGTTTCACGAAGAATTCCTGAGGGGTTCCCTCTTCTATTATCCGACCGTCATCCATAAAAATTATGCGGTCGGCTACCTCTCTGGCGAAGCCGATCTCGTGGGTAACGACGAGCATGGTCATACCTTCTTTGGCCAGTTGTTTCATAACCTCGAGCACCTCGCCTATCATCTCGGGGTCCAGAGCGGATGTTACCTCATCGAAAAGCATAATCTTGGGATTCATCGCCAGGGCGCGTGCGATGGCCACCCTCTGTTTCTGTCCGCCGGACAACTGCCCCGGATACGCGTCCACCTTCTCTCTCAATCCGACCTTGCCGAGCAGTTCCGCCGATACTCTGACGGCCTCATCCTTTGACCGTTTACGGACCACACGCTGCGCCAGGCAGACGTTGTCAAGTACGGAAAGATGGGGAAACAGGTTGAAGTGCTGGAAAACCATACCAACCTCGAGCCGGATCTGGTGCATCTGGTGGTGATTTTTGTCAATCAGGAAGCCATCGACATTGATATCGCCCGTTTGAATCTCTTCCAGACCGTTCAGGCAGCGCAGCAGGGTTGATTTGCCCGAACCTGATGGTCCGAGGATAACGACCACCTCGCCCGGTGAAACATTGAGACTGAGATTGTTCAGCGCGACAGTATCGCCAAATCGACAGGTTACGTTTTTGACTTCAATGATCATTACGACTCGCTCCGTAGCCATGGATGGCAAATTTCTTCTCGAGACGCTTGACGAGCCTTGTCAGCGTGAGTGTCATGATGAGATAAATGGCGCCTACCACCAGCCAGGTGTGGAAATCAAGAAAGTACTGGCTGGTGTATTCCCTACCGGCTCTGGTAAGTTCTCTCAGGCCAATAATGGAGACGAGCGATGAATCCTTCAAGCAGGCGATAAATTCGTTCGCGGCAGGGGC
This sequence is a window from Candidatus Zixiibacteriota bacterium. Protein-coding genes within it:
- a CDS encoding amino acid ABC transporter ATP-binding protein, producing MATERVVMIIEVKNVTCRFGDTVALNNLSLNVSPGEVVVILGPSGSGKSTLLRCLNGLEEIQTGDINVDGFLIDKNHHQMHQIRLEVGMVFQHFNLFPHLSVLDNVCLAQRVVRKRSKDEAVRVSAELLGKVGLREKVDAYPGQLSGGQKQRVAIARALAMNPKIMLFDEVTSALDPEMIGEVLEVMKQLAKEGMTMLVVTHEIGFAREVADRIIFMDDGRIIEEGTPQEFFVKPKNQRTKDFLAKVL